One window of Chitinispirillales bacterium ANBcel5 genomic DNA carries:
- a CDS encoding WecB/TagA/CpsF family glycosyltransferase: MKRVPLLNLYVDSTSMDGVVENLFERIEHRIKSSVFFVNALKAYEIDKDSKLLHIMNSFDFVLADGMPLVWISKWLGEALPGRVNGTDLFERLLKEAESRDKSVYFLGAKEENLNQMIEVVKKRYPNLQIAGWRNGYFNGEENSGVVDGINKSGADILFLGFGSPKKELWAYENMSSLSVSVVQGVGGSFDVLSGLVKRAPKWMQKCGLEWFYRFCKEPRRMFKRYLITNTFFIALFLKCYCKELKSKVRWA; the protein is encoded by the coding sequence ATGAAAAGAGTACCCTTGTTAAATTTATATGTGGATAGCACTTCAATGGATGGAGTTGTTGAAAACCTGTTTGAAAGAATAGAGCATAGGATAAAAAGCAGTGTGTTTTTTGTTAACGCGTTAAAAGCGTATGAAATCGATAAGGATTCAAAGCTGCTACATATCATGAACTCTTTTGATTTTGTACTTGCCGATGGCATGCCGCTCGTTTGGATCTCAAAGTGGCTTGGTGAAGCATTGCCTGGCAGAGTTAACGGAACCGACTTGTTCGAACGGTTATTGAAAGAGGCCGAATCACGCGATAAATCGGTGTACTTTCTGGGGGCCAAAGAAGAGAATCTAAACCAAATGATCGAAGTGGTAAAAAAGCGCTACCCCAATCTACAGATCGCCGGATGGAGAAACGGGTACTTTAACGGTGAAGAAAACAGTGGGGTGGTGGACGGTATCAACAAATCCGGGGCTGATATCTTGTTTTTAGGATTTGGCAGTCCCAAAAAAGAGCTGTGGGCCTATGAAAATATGAGTTCCTTGTCGGTATCGGTAGTACAGGGGGTGGGAGGGAGTTTTGATGTTTTATCCGGTCTGGTAAAAAGGGCTCCCAAATGGATGCAAAAATGTGGCTTAGAGTGGTTTTACCGGTTCTGTAAAGAGCCAAGAAGAATGTTCAAACGGTATCTGATAACCAATACCTTCTTTATCGCGCTGTTTTTAAAATGTTATTGTAAGGAGTTGAAATCTAAGGTCAGATGGGCCTAA